From Paenibacillus physcomitrellae, the proteins below share one genomic window:
- a CDS encoding alpha-ketoacid dehydrogenase subunit beta, producing MAQMNMKEAIRDAMRVELERDPNVVIFGEDVGHVGGVFRVTEGLQKQFGEERVFDTPLAESAIGGLAVGLGIQGFRPIAEIQFVGFIFEALDQIVVQAARMRYRSGGRYNAPIVFRTPFGGGVKAAELHTDALEGLIAQTPGIKLVVPSNPYDAKGLMISAIRDNDPVFFMEHLNLYHAFRDEVPEGDYTVELGKAKVVREGSDVTIIAYGMMVHTAIKAADELEKTGVKAEVIDLRTLVPLDIDTIIASVKKTNRAIVVQEAQKSAGIAAEVIAQINEKAILHLEAPVLRVAAPDTVYPFAQIEDTWLPTPARIIAAVQQVREF from the coding sequence ATGGCACAAATGAACATGAAAGAAGCGATCCGCGACGCAATGCGCGTTGAGCTGGAACGCGACCCGAACGTTGTAATCTTCGGGGAAGACGTAGGCCATGTCGGCGGCGTATTCCGTGTAACTGAAGGTTTGCAGAAGCAATTTGGTGAAGAGCGTGTATTCGATACTCCGCTGGCTGAGTCAGCAATCGGCGGTTTGGCAGTAGGTTTGGGTATTCAAGGATTCCGCCCGATTGCCGAAATCCAATTCGTTGGTTTTATCTTTGAAGCTTTGGATCAAATCGTGGTTCAGGCAGCTCGTATGCGTTACCGTTCCGGCGGCCGCTACAATGCGCCAATCGTATTCCGTACACCATTCGGCGGCGGCGTTAAAGCAGCCGAGCTTCATACGGACGCCTTGGAAGGTTTGATCGCTCAAACTCCAGGTATTAAACTGGTTGTTCCTTCTAATCCTTACGACGCTAAAGGTCTGATGATCTCCGCGATCCGCGACAATGACCCTGTATTTTTCATGGAGCATTTGAACCTGTATCATGCTTTCCGTGATGAGGTGCCTGAAGGCGACTATACGGTAGAGCTTGGCAAGGCGAAAGTAGTTCGCGAAGGTTCCGATGTGACCATTATCGCTTACGGTATGATGGTGCATACAGCCATTAAAGCCGCTGACGAGCTGGAAAAAACCGGCGTGAAAGCTGAAGTCATCGACCTGCGCACACTTGTGCCGCTCGATATCGATACCATCATTGCTTCCGTTAAGAAAACCAACCGCGCGATCGTGGTTCAGGAAGCTCAGAAATCCGCAGGTATCGCTGCGGAAGTCATTGCACAAATCAACGAAAAAGCGATTCTTCACCTGGAAGCTCCAGTGCTTCGCGTGGCTGCTCCGGATACCGTTTATCCGTTCGCCCAAATTGAAGATACTTGGCTCCCGACTCCTGCCCGCATCATCGCTGCGGTTCAGCAAGTTCGCGAATTTTAA
- a CDS encoding thiamine diphosphokinase: MTSTNRVLIFAGGDIIPDFKQHIQEGDYLIGADYGAYFLIEHGIIPDTAIGDFDSITPQQLEELQNVCREVVVVDPLDKDLTDAELAFDIALNRQPEQIVMFGVLGSRLDHSMANIQMMLRALQHQISSSIWDKNNFITLTGSSALVQRRQFTYVSLLPLTPEVTGITLEGFLYKLENASLRMGQSLGISNKLEKEEGTIQIESGLLLIIQSKD; this comes from the coding sequence ATGACATCTACCAATCGGGTTCTTATATTCGCTGGCGGCGATATTATCCCGGATTTCAAACAGCATATTCAGGAAGGCGATTATCTCATTGGAGCCGATTACGGCGCCTATTTTCTGATCGAACACGGGATTATCCCGGATACAGCTATTGGCGATTTTGATTCTATTACACCTCAGCAGCTGGAAGAGCTTCAGAACGTATGCCGCGAGGTTGTTGTTGTGGATCCGTTAGACAAAGATCTGACCGATGCCGAGCTGGCTTTTGACATTGCGTTGAACAGACAACCGGAGCAAATCGTTATGTTTGGCGTTCTGGGCAGCCGGCTGGATCATTCCATGGCCAACATCCAAATGATGCTGCGGGCTCTGCAGCACCAAATTTCAAGTTCAATCTGGGACAAGAACAACTTTATTACCTTGACCGGTTCCTCGGCTCTTGTGCAGCGGCGTCAATTTACTTATGTTTCGCTTCTGCCTTTGACACCCGAAGTAACAGGAATAACTCTCGAAGGGTTCCTGTACAAACTGGAAAATGCCTCGCTGAGAATGGGGCAGTCTTTAGGCATCAGCAACAAACTTGAGAAAGAAGAAGGAACCATTCAAATTGAAAGCGGCCTGCTTCTAATCATTCAAAGTAAGGACTAA
- a CDS encoding C40 family peptidase has translation MKIQGLYKKVLTVGICASVGFTGMMLSGQTQASAANNTANTSNASSAVSLNVLDATSTATSKGSKIIAYGKKFMGTPYKFGASTSTTKNFDCSSFTKYVFKHYGVTLPRTSAAQAKKGVAVSKANLRVGDLVFFSSGSRANGKNVTHVAIYAGNGKILHTYGKPGVTISNLNSGNWKKTYLKARRVL, from the coding sequence ATCAAAATTCAAGGACTCTACAAGAAAGTTCTGACGGTAGGTATTTGCGCTTCCGTTGGTTTCACAGGCATGATGCTTTCTGGACAAACCCAGGCTTCTGCAGCTAACAATACAGCCAATACGTCAAATGCTAGCTCTGCAGTTTCATTAAATGTTTTGGATGCGACAAGTACAGCTACATCCAAAGGTTCAAAGATCATCGCTTACGGTAAAAAGTTCATGGGAACACCTTATAAATTTGGTGCTTCTACATCAACAACCAAAAACTTTGACTGCTCTTCTTTTACCAAATACGTATTTAAACATTATGGCGTAACTTTGCCGCGGACTTCTGCAGCACAAGCCAAAAAAGGCGTAGCCGTTTCCAAAGCCAACCTGAGAGTCGGCGATCTGGTCTTCTTCTCCAGCGGCAGCCGCGCTAACGGAAAGAACGTTACTCACGTCGCTATTTATGCAGGCAATGGCAAAATTCTGCACACTTACGGTAAACCAGGTGTTACGATTTCGAATCTGAACTCCGGAAACTGGAAGAAAACTTACTTGAAAGCACGTCGCGTACTGTAG
- a CDS encoding trimeric intracellular cation channel family protein: protein MELFDLFSIIGTVAFAVSGALVAMEEEYDVLGVVVLGLATAFGGGIIRNILIGVPVTTIWTQGPLMLIACISIAAAFLVPVSWISHWKKGEAWFDAIGLGAFAIQGALYAVKMDHPASAVAVAALLTGVGGGIIRDLLAGRKPLVLRDEIYAVWALIAGLAVAFGWSQTTTEMIVLFILVVVSRMLSVHYRWRLPRRSLKNKPFAG, encoded by the coding sequence ATGGAGCTATTTGATCTGTTCAGCATTATTGGCACCGTGGCGTTTGCTGTTTCGGGCGCTCTTGTTGCCATGGAAGAAGAGTATGATGTACTCGGAGTTGTTGTTTTAGGTTTGGCAACCGCCTTTGGCGGAGGGATTATTAGAAACATTCTGATCGGGGTTCCTGTAACAACGATTTGGACGCAAGGGCCGTTAATGCTGATCGCCTGCATATCGATTGCCGCAGCTTTTCTAGTTCCGGTATCCTGGATTAGCCATTGGAAGAAAGGCGAGGCCTGGTTTGATGCGATCGGTCTTGGTGCTTTTGCCATACAGGGCGCCTTGTATGCTGTAAAGATGGATCATCCGGCCAGTGCTGTTGCGGTAGCTGCCCTGCTGACGGGAGTAGGCGGAGGAATTATCCGCGACCTGCTGGCTGGCCGCAAACCTTTGGTTCTGCGGGATGAGATTTATGCGGTCTGGGCATTGATCGCCGGATTGGCGGTAGCCTTCGGCTGGTCGCAGACAACAACGGAGATGATTGTCCTGTTTATCCTCGTTGTCGTGTCACGCATGCTTTCGGTTCATTATCGTTGGAGACTGCCTAGAAGATCGCTGAAAAACAAACCTTTTGCCGGGTAA
- a CDS encoding alpha/beta hydrolase, protein MTDDRYLKRTVVKHEIQSQFLNETRKLRIYLPPGYNELLSYPVVYCQDGEEFFNFGRIATFANQLILDEDIEPFIIVGVEVNVKVRTQEYAPFGNRHEAYVACFTEEIIPYVEQNYPVRRTAEDRILAGDSLGGSVSLHIALKRKDMFSKIITLSGAFYIPSQEIIASESDLSFLSLYMVVGLQERDYQTDTGIYDFVDLNRRTKELLEKRGAKVVYFEKDGSHIWGFWQKELPDALRYFLL, encoded by the coding sequence ATGACAGATGACCGCTATTTGAAACGGACTGTCGTGAAGCATGAAATCCAGAGCCAATTTTTAAACGAAACGCGCAAGCTGCGCATTTATCTCCCGCCCGGCTACAATGAGCTGCTGAGCTACCCGGTCGTGTACTGCCAGGACGGTGAAGAATTTTTCAACTTTGGACGGATTGCCACCTTCGCCAACCAGCTGATCCTGGACGAGGACATCGAACCTTTTATTATTGTAGGAGTCGAAGTGAACGTGAAGGTCAGAACGCAGGAATATGCTCCTTTTGGAAACCGTCATGAAGCTTATGTCGCTTGTTTTACTGAAGAAATTATTCCCTACGTAGAACAGAATTATCCTGTCCGCCGCACAGCCGAGGACCGCATCCTTGCCGGGGATTCCCTGGGTGGATCCGTATCGCTTCATATCGCCCTGAAACGTAAGGATATGTTCTCCAAAATCATTACCCTGTCTGGCGCCTTTTACATCCCAAGCCAGGAAATCATCGCATCGGAGAGCGACCTTTCCTTCCTTAGCTTGTATATGGTAGTTGGACTTCAGGAGCGGGATTACCAGACAGATACCGGAATCTACGACTTTGTTGACCTGAACCGCAGAACAAAAGAACTGCTGGAGAAACGCGGCGCCAAAGTGGTTTATTTCGAGAAGGACGGCTCCCACATTTGGGGTTTCTGGCAGAAAGAGCTGCCGGATGCCCTCCGTTATTTCCTACTTTAA
- a CDS encoding 2-oxo acid dehydrogenase subunit E2, with translation MAKFEYRFPELGEGLHEGEIIKMHIKPGDKVTDEDIIMEVQNDKAVVEVPCPVNGVVQEVFGADGAVFRVGQVVAVIEAEGELPEQAGGEAHSEPAPAAPAAAASAPVASAGSSKFQYLFPELGEGLHEGEIIKMHIKPGDKVTDEDIIMEVQNDKAVVEVPCPVNGTVLEVFGTDGAVFRVGQVVAVIDAEGEVPEQAGQESAPAQAAAQEADAAKGGANTGASSAPAAPNAEVLATPSVRKFAREQGVDLTLVKGTGKAGRITREDVEGFKKGGSAAPASVASAAPAAASAPAAAPKAAPAASTPVAAANGEEERVPFKGIRKAISNAMVKSAYTAPHVTIMDEVDVTELVAFRTRMKPIAEKKGTKVTYLPFIVKALVAASRKFPALNASIDEENNEIVYKKYYNIGIATDTDNGLIVPVIKDADRKSIWMIADTIRDLAARGRDGKLTPAEMRGSSISISNIGSAGGMFFTPIINYPEVAILGTGRISEKPVVKNGEVVVAPVMALSLSFDHRLIDGATAQNFMNYIKELLANPELLVMEV, from the coding sequence GTGGCAAAATTTGAATACCGCTTCCCTGAATTGGGCGAAGGTCTGCATGAAGGTGAAATCATCAAAATGCATATCAAGCCGGGGGATAAAGTAACCGACGAAGATATTATTATGGAAGTGCAAAACGACAAGGCTGTAGTTGAAGTGCCTTGCCCGGTGAACGGTGTAGTACAAGAAGTGTTCGGCGCTGACGGCGCGGTTTTCCGCGTAGGTCAAGTAGTAGCCGTTATTGAAGCAGAAGGCGAATTGCCTGAACAAGCTGGCGGAGAAGCGCACAGCGAGCCGGCTCCAGCCGCTCCGGCTGCAGCAGCCTCAGCTCCTGTTGCTTCCGCTGGTTCTTCGAAATTCCAATACCTGTTCCCTGAACTTGGTGAAGGATTGCACGAAGGCGAAATCATCAAAATGCACATTAAACCAGGCGACAAAGTAACCGACGAAGACATCATTATGGAAGTTCAAAACGACAAAGCTGTTGTTGAAGTTCCTTGTCCGGTAAACGGTACTGTGCTTGAAGTGTTCGGCACTGACGGCGCAGTATTCCGCGTAGGCCAAGTGGTTGCGGTGATTGACGCTGAAGGCGAAGTTCCTGAGCAAGCTGGTCAGGAATCCGCTCCGGCTCAAGCGGCAGCTCAAGAAGCTGACGCAGCAAAAGGCGGCGCTAACACAGGCGCTTCTTCTGCTCCTGCAGCTCCTAACGCTGAAGTATTGGCTACACCAAGCGTGCGTAAATTTGCCCGTGAACAGGGTGTTGACCTGACTTTAGTTAAAGGTACAGGCAAAGCCGGCCGCATCACTCGTGAAGATGTTGAAGGCTTCAAGAAAGGCGGCTCCGCGGCACCTGCATCGGTAGCTTCCGCAGCTCCAGCAGCAGCATCTGCTCCAGCGGCAGCGCCTAAAGCCGCTCCTGCAGCATCCACACCAGTGGCAGCAGCAAACGGCGAAGAAGAACGTGTTCCGTTCAAAGGTATCCGTAAAGCCATCTCCAATGCGATGGTTAAATCGGCTTACACAGCTCCGCACGTTACGATCATGGACGAAGTGGACGTAACCGAGCTTGTAGCCTTCCGTACACGCATGAAACCGATCGCTGAGAAGAAAGGTACAAAAGTTACTTATCTTCCGTTCATCGTTAAAGCTTTGGTTGCGGCTTCCCGCAAATTCCCGGCTCTTAACGCTTCCATCGACGAAGAGAACAACGAGATCGTTTATAAGAAATACTACAACATCGGTATCGCTACCGATACAGATAACGGCTTGATCGTACCGGTTATCAAAGATGCTGACCGTAAGAGCATCTGGATGATCGCTGACACGATCCGTGACCTGGCTGCCCGCGGCCGCGACGGCAAACTGACGCCGGCTGAAATGAGAGGCAGCAGCATCTCGATTTCGAACATTGGTTCCGCAGGCGGTATGTTCTTTACTCCGATCATCAACTACCCTGAAGTTGCGATCCTGGGTACTGGCCGTATCTCCGAGAAACCGGTTGTGAAGAACGGCGAAGTCGTCGTTGCTCCGGTTATGGCCTTGTCCTTGAGCTTCGACCACCGTCTGATCGACGGCGCAACGGCTCAAAACTTCATGAACTACATTAAAGAGCTGCTCGCGAACCCTGAGCTGCTTGTTATGGAGGTGTAA
- the pdhA gene encoding pyruvate dehydrogenase (acetyl-transferring) E1 component subunit alpha, with amino-acid sequence MSKVPYEVYTEEVEALSVLSPDGEIINPDKVPDLTDDQLKEVMYRMVFTRTWDERAINLGRQGRLGFYAPVSGQEATMVGSEFALQKEDFVCPGYRDMPQIVWHGLPLYQAFLYSRGHQHGGQIPEGVNVLMPQIIIGAQILHAMGIAMGYKLKKQKQVVITYTGDGGSSEGDFYEGLNYAGAFKLPVIFFVQNNGYAITTPFAKQTGALSIAHKAVAAGITGVKIDGMDVFAVIKAVQEAAERARNGEGATLIEAVTYRYRPHSLSDDTSKYRTKEEEGQWGEKDPINRLAKYLEKKGLWTEEDTARVKEEAKAKVNEQIKKAEQTEKMTIPGLIDSMFEATPKHLEEQKADFK; translated from the coding sequence ATGAGCAAGGTTCCTTATGAAGTATATACGGAAGAAGTAGAAGCTTTGTCCGTACTCTCTCCGGACGGCGAAATTATTAATCCTGATAAAGTACCCGACCTGACAGACGATCAACTGAAAGAAGTTATGTACCGTATGGTATTTACCCGTACTTGGGACGAACGAGCGATCAATCTGGGACGTCAAGGCCGCCTTGGTTTCTATGCGCCGGTTTCCGGCCAAGAAGCAACCATGGTGGGCAGTGAGTTTGCGCTCCAGAAAGAAGACTTTGTATGTCCTGGTTACCGTGATATGCCGCAGATCGTATGGCACGGTCTTCCGCTTTACCAAGCATTCCTGTACTCCCGCGGCCATCAACATGGCGGGCAAATTCCTGAAGGTGTAAACGTGCTTATGCCGCAAATCATCATCGGTGCGCAGATCCTTCACGCGATGGGAATTGCAATGGGCTACAAATTGAAGAAACAGAAACAAGTCGTAATCACCTACACAGGTGACGGCGGTTCTTCTGAAGGCGACTTCTACGAAGGCCTGAACTATGCTGGAGCATTCAAGCTGCCGGTTATTTTCTTTGTGCAAAACAATGGTTACGCGATTACTACTCCATTTGCCAAGCAAACAGGCGCATTGTCCATCGCTCATAAAGCGGTTGCTGCCGGTATCACTGGCGTGAAGATCGACGGTATGGACGTATTTGCCGTAATCAAAGCGGTTCAAGAAGCTGCTGAACGTGCTCGCAACGGCGAAGGCGCTACATTGATTGAAGCCGTGACTTACCGTTACCGTCCGCATTCCCTTTCTGACGATACTTCCAAGTACCGTACGAAAGAAGAAGAAGGACAATGGGGCGAGAAAGACCCAATCAACCGTCTTGCTAAATACCTGGAGAAAAAAGGTTTGTGGACGGAAGAAGACACAGCTCGCGTGAAAGAAGAAGCGAAAGCGAAAGTCAACGAGCAAATCAAAAAGGCTGAGCAAACCGAGAAAATGACGATTCCTGGTCTGATTGACAGCATGTTTGAAGCTACACCTAAACATCTGGAAGAGCAAAAAGCGGATTTTAAATAA